One genomic segment of Actinoplanes ianthinogenes includes these proteins:
- the iolB gene encoding 5-deoxy-glucuronate isomerase produces the protein MAETRVNPLVRRGSTAERPFEVVVGPETAGWLHSGLRVVNLPVGGRVKFVTGNDEMLVLPLSGGCDVACDDERLTLTGRRSVFSRVTDFAYLPRDTVITLRAPNGGRFALPAARAERQLPFRYGPAEEVPVELRGAGQTSRQVNNFCTPESFEAEALIAVEVLTPGGNWSSYPPHKHDEESHEESRLEEIYYFEVAPSPSGRPGCAYQRVYGNPDRPIDVCAEVRTGDVVLIPYGWHGPSMASPGYDLYYLNVMAGPGERRWLIRDDPAHDWVRGTWTTQKIDSRLPLTTARERRRM, from the coding sequence ATGGCTGAGACCCGGGTCAACCCGCTGGTCCGGCGGGGCAGCACCGCCGAGCGCCCGTTCGAGGTCGTGGTCGGCCCGGAGACCGCCGGCTGGCTGCACAGCGGCCTGCGGGTGGTGAACCTGCCGGTCGGCGGCCGGGTCAAGTTCGTCACCGGCAACGACGAGATGCTGGTCCTGCCGCTCTCCGGCGGCTGCGACGTGGCCTGCGACGACGAGCGCCTCACGCTGACCGGCCGCCGCTCGGTCTTCTCCCGGGTCACCGACTTCGCCTACCTGCCGCGGGACACCGTGATCACCCTGCGGGCGCCGAACGGCGGACGGTTCGCGCTGCCCGCCGCCCGGGCCGAGCGGCAGCTGCCGTTCCGGTACGGCCCGGCCGAGGAGGTGCCGGTCGAGCTGCGCGGGGCCGGGCAGACCAGCCGCCAGGTCAACAACTTCTGCACCCCGGAGTCGTTCGAGGCGGAGGCGCTGATCGCGGTCGAGGTGCTCACCCCGGGCGGGAACTGGTCGTCGTATCCGCCGCACAAGCACGACGAGGAGAGCCACGAGGAGAGCCGGCTCGAGGAGATCTACTACTTCGAGGTGGCGCCGTCGCCGTCCGGCCGGCCCGGCTGCGCGTACCAGCGGGTCTACGGCAACCCGGACCGGCCGATCGACGTGTGCGCCGAGGTGCGCACCGGCGACGTGGTGCTGATCCCGTACGGCTGGCACGGGCCGTCGATGGCCTCGCCCGGGTACGACCTCTACTACCTGAACGTGATGGCCGGTCCCGGCGAGCGCCGCTGGCTGATCCGCGACGACCCGGCGCACGACTGGGTCCGCGGCACCTGGACGACTCAGAAGATCGATTCTCGGTTGCCGCTGACCACGGCCCGGGAGCGGAGGCGGATGTGA
- the iolD gene encoding 3D-(3,5/4)-trihydroxycyclohexane-1,2-dione acylhydrolase (decyclizing) produces MKHRLTVAQAVVRFLANQFTERDGIRQRAVAGFLGIFGHGNVAGIGQALLQAQRTGQAGSARSEMPYILARNEQAMVHTAVGYARMRNRLSTMACTASIGPGSTNMLTGAALATVNRLPVLLLPSDVFAGRVATPVLQELEDPRFGDVSVNDAFRPLSRFFDRVWRPEQLPAALLGAMRVLTDPVETGAVTVCLPQDLQTEAYEFPDELFAERIWHVTRPAPDPLAVERAAAVIRGARRPLIVAGGGVIYSEATTQLDRFARETGIPVADTQAGKGALSWDHPNAVGGIGATGSPVANRLAGHADVVLGIGTRYSDFTTASRTAFRHPQVRFVNLNVAGFDAGKLAALPLVADARAGLAALRPALHGRRFTGDFHDDVAAWNATVDRAYRGSKRNHLPTQAEVIGVVNDACGARDVVVQAAGSLPGDLQRLWRARDPKQYHVEYGYSCMGFEIAGAVGIKLADPSREVYVLVGDGSYLMMAQEIVTAIAEGVKLIVVLVQNHGFASIGALSEQVGSQRFGTSYRFKSAQTGDYDGALLPIDLAMNAESLGAAVIRCRTAADLAEGLKQAREADRLTVVHIETDPLAAGPSSESWWDVPVAEVATLHSTRHARAGYLEGKRDQRHHLRPGG; encoded by the coding sequence GTGAAGCACCGGCTCACCGTCGCGCAGGCGGTGGTGCGATTCCTGGCGAACCAGTTCACCGAGCGCGACGGCATCCGGCAACGGGCCGTCGCCGGGTTCCTGGGCATCTTCGGGCACGGCAACGTGGCCGGGATCGGGCAGGCGCTGCTCCAGGCGCAGCGGACCGGCCAGGCGGGATCGGCGCGGTCGGAGATGCCCTACATCCTCGCCCGCAACGAGCAGGCGATGGTGCACACCGCGGTGGGCTACGCCCGGATGCGCAACCGGCTGTCCACGATGGCCTGCACCGCCTCGATCGGTCCCGGCTCCACCAACATGCTCACCGGCGCCGCCCTGGCCACCGTCAACCGGCTGCCGGTGCTGCTGCTCCCGTCGGACGTCTTCGCCGGCCGGGTGGCCACCCCGGTGTTGCAGGAGCTGGAGGATCCGCGGTTCGGCGACGTCTCGGTCAACGACGCGTTCCGCCCGCTCTCCCGGTTCTTCGACCGGGTGTGGCGGCCCGAGCAGCTGCCGGCGGCGCTGCTCGGCGCGATGCGGGTCCTGACGGACCCGGTGGAGACCGGGGCGGTCACGGTCTGCCTCCCGCAGGACCTGCAGACCGAGGCGTACGAGTTTCCGGACGAGCTGTTCGCCGAGCGGATCTGGCACGTCACCCGGCCGGCCCCGGACCCGCTCGCCGTGGAGCGCGCCGCCGCGGTGATCCGGGGCGCCCGCCGCCCGCTGATCGTCGCCGGTGGCGGCGTCATCTACTCCGAGGCGACCACGCAGCTCGACCGGTTCGCCCGGGAGACCGGCATCCCGGTCGCCGACACCCAGGCCGGCAAGGGCGCGCTCAGCTGGGATCACCCGAACGCGGTCGGCGGGATCGGCGCGACCGGCAGCCCGGTGGCGAACCGGCTGGCCGGGCACGCCGACGTGGTGCTCGGTATCGGCACCCGGTACTCCGACTTCACCACCGCCTCGCGGACCGCGTTCCGGCATCCTCAGGTCCGGTTCGTCAACCTCAACGTGGCCGGTTTCGACGCCGGCAAGCTCGCCGCGCTGCCGCTGGTCGCGGACGCCCGGGCCGGGCTGGCGGCGCTGCGGCCGGCGTTGCACGGCCGGCGCTTCACCGGTGACTTCCACGACGACGTGGCGGCCTGGAACGCGACGGTGGACCGGGCGTACCGGGGAAGCAAGCGCAACCACCTGCCCACCCAGGCCGAAGTGATCGGGGTGGTGAACGACGCGTGCGGAGCACGCGACGTCGTGGTGCAGGCGGCCGGCAGCCTGCCCGGCGACCTGCAACGCCTGTGGCGGGCCCGCGATCCGAAGCAGTACCACGTCGAGTACGGCTACTCCTGCATGGGCTTCGAGATCGCCGGCGCCGTCGGGATCAAGCTGGCCGACCCCAGCCGGGAGGTGTACGTGCTGGTCGGCGACGGGTCCTACCTGATGATGGCGCAGGAGATCGTCACCGCGATCGCCGAGGGCGTGAAGCTGATCGTGGTGCTGGTGCAGAACCACGGGTTCGCCTCGATCGGCGCGCTCTCCGAGCAGGTCGGCTCGCAGCGGTTCGGCACCAGCTACCGGTTCAAGAGCGCGCAGACCGGCGACTACGACGGCGCGCTGCTCCCGATCGACCTGGCGATGAACGCGGAGAGCCTGGGCGCCGCGGTGATCCGCTGCCGGACCGCGGCCGACCTGGCCGAGGGCCTGAAGCAGGCGCGGGAGGCGGACCGGCTGACCGTGGTGCACATCGAGACCGACCCGCTCGCCGCCGGACCCAGCTCGGAGTCCTGGTGGGACGTCCCGGTGGCCGAGGTGGCCACCCTGCACAGCACCCGGCACGCCCGGGCCGGATACCTGGAGGGCAAGCGCGACCAGCGGCATCACCTGCGACCCGGAGGCTGA